In Zingiber officinale cultivar Zhangliang chromosome 3B, Zo_v1.1, whole genome shotgun sequence, a single window of DNA contains:
- the LOC122055711 gene encoding paired amphipathic helix protein Sin3-like 4 isoform X2 has protein sequence MKGLREEACMGSQLKRPTVSRADPSGQTHMAPAPAAVGTTPKLTTNDALAYLKAVKDIFQDKREKYDEFLEVMKDFKSQRIDTNGVIARVKELFKGHRDLILGFNTFLPKGYEIKLPEEKKPIEFEEAIDFVNKIKNRFENDEHVYKSFLDILNMYRRENKSIHEVYEEVAALFQNHHDLLEEFTHFLPDTSATYAPLHHGHAGRAFPRRDDRSSMMPAVRHFHVDKRDRAHLAHADRNFSVDRPDTEHDRKRRHPNRDKDRKDDSDRKDHERDEDLELDSGDLDNAQHRRKLSPRRADDSTAEPMQQGADGPGIYSISSSTFDDKNALKSVYTREFNFCEKVKEKLHPDTYQEFLKCLHIYSQEIVTRTELKNLVSDILGKYPELMEGFNEFLGHCENIGFQSFLPQNFSADGFLEGVFNKRHMARPVKIENRDRERDRELVEREKDHESERNTERERVDKGILHKATLCSNKEKYNLWKPISELDLSDCQCCTPSYRLLPKNYPIPSTSHRTELGESVLNDHWVSVTSGSEDYSFKHMRKNQYEESLFRCEDDRFEMDMLLESVNATTKRVEELLEMMQDPANTIRIEDHLTSLNLRCIERLYGDHGLDVMDVIQKNASLALPVILTRLKQKQEEWSRCRSDFNKVWAEIYAKNYHKSLDHRSFYFKQQDSKNLSTKTLLADIKEINDKMKKDDDILLAVAAKNRHPIIPNMEFKYADVDVHEDLYRIIKYSSGEVCTSSDQLDKVMKLWSTFLESLLGVPNRNQGVGDGQDINLKSRVVKTSVADLAESNGNAGAIKQIKTDNNILHEQAGCGRTGLLNEDVIVTETCSHNVDRAIWHGENLINNPHQGVVQSSVPMIDEVSRGALPNVHSEELPDSNNVVNRAEEVDTRSNQENITGITGASLRTVNVGTELQGEPRATSETLPSSEGGHSGRPIMSVNTGGTVEGNKGFKPTESPTSLRNFKIEREEGELSPTGDFEEDNFVAFGDTAIIAAAEQKDVSISREYQVRPGCGDAAGENNADDEDEESPQRSTDASANASEAGEDASGSESGNGEECSHEDHEEEDDAEHDDEEPKAESEGEAEGMTEAHDVEGEITSLPYSERFLNTVKPLARHVHAALHDKHEKSSKIFYGNDSFYVLFRLHQMLYERIVSAKTNSSAAENKWRNSKDSNHPDLYAKFMSALFNLLDGSADNTKFEDDCRSIIGTQSYVLFTLDKLIFKVVKQLQAIVSDEMNSKLLHLYLYEKSRRAGRHFDVVYHENARVLLHDESIYRFESYSHPSDVTRLSIQLMEYGHEKHDATAVAMDPNFSSYLYNDFLSSVPVRKRLQGVFMGRNKRKNKGADEYSATCKATKGIQVINGLECKISCSSSKVSYVLDTEDLLLRSRKRKRYSSDGTMSSSQTNLTQEYDTKANRFRNFVSTFMCRS, from the exons ATGAAAGGGCTGCGGGAGGAGGCTTGTATGGGTTCCCAGCTGAAGCGACCAACCGTTTCTAGAGCGGATCC GTCTGGGCAAACCCATATGGCGCCAGCACCAGCCGCTGTTGGTACTACACCCAAGCTTACGACCAATGATGCCCTTGCCTATCTGAAGGCCGTGAAGGATATATTTCAGGACAAAAGAGAAAAATACGATGAATTTCTTGAGGTCATGAAGGACTTCAAGAGCCAGAG GATTGATACAAATGGAGTAATTGCGAGGGTGAAGGAGTTATTTAAGGGGCATCGGGATTTGATCCTGGGGTTTAACACCTTCTTACCAAAGGGATATGAGATTAAGCTACCTGAAGAAAAGAAACCAATTGAGTTTGAGGAGGCAATTGATTTTGTTAATAAAATCAAG AATCGTTTTGAGAATGATGAACATGTTTACAAGTCCTTCTTAGATATCCTGAATATGTACCGTAGGGAGAATAAGTCAATCCATGAGGTCTATGAAGAG GTAGCAGCTCTCTTTCAAAATCATCACGATTTGCTTGAGGAATTCACACACTTTTTGCCTGATACCTCAGCAACATATGCTCCGCTGCATCATGGACATGCTGGTCGAGCTTTTCCACGTCGAGATGACAGGAGCTCTATGATGCCTGCAGTAAGGCATTTTCATGTGGATAAG AGGGACAGAGCTCATTTGGCACATGCTGACCGCAACTTTAGTGTTGATCGCCCTGATACAGAACATGATAGAAAGAGAAGACATCCAAATAGGGACAAGGATAGGAAGGATGATAGTGACAGGAAAGATCATGAACGAGATGAGGACTTGGAGCTAGATAGTGGTGATTTAGATAATGCACAGCATAGGCGTAAACTTTCGCCTCGAAGAGCTGATGATTCTACTGCTGAGCCAATGCAACAAGGAGCTGATGGCCCTGGCATTTATAGCATTTCATCTTCAACATTTGATGATAAAAATGCTTTGAAGA GTGTGTATACTCGAGAATTTAATTTCTGCGAAAAAGTGAAGGAAAAGTTGCATCCTGACACCTACCAGGAATTTTTGAAATGTCTTCACATATACAGCCAAGAAATAGTTACTAGAACAGAGCTAAAGAATCTG GTTAGCGACATCCTAGGGAAGTATCCAGAGCTTATGGAAGGTTTCAATGAATTTCTGGGCCACTGCGAGAATATAG GCTTTCAGAGTTTTCTACCCCAAAAtttttctgcagatggatttctaGAAGGTGTGTTCAACAAAA GACATATGGCTAGGCCAGTTAAGATAGAGAATAGAGACAGAGAAAGGGACCGAGAACTGGTTGAACGGGAGAAAGATCATGAGAGTGAGAGAAACACTGAAAGAGAAAGAGTTGATAAAGGCATCTTGCACAAGGCTACTTTATGCTcaaacaaagaaaaatataatttatggAAACCAATTTCAGAGCTTGATCTCTCAGATTGTCAATGTTGTACTCCAAGTTACCGCCTTCttccaaaaaat TATCCTATACCATCCACTAGCCACAGAACTGAACTTGGAGAGTCAGTATTAAATGATCATTGGGTGTCAGTGACTTCTGGAAGTGAGGATTATTCTTTCAAGCACATGCGAAAAAATCAATATGAAGAAAGCTTATTTAGATGTGAAGATGATAG ATTTGAGATGGATATGTTATTGGAATCAGTGAATGCCACCACTAAGCGTGTTGAGGAACTGCTGGAAATGATGCAAGATCCTGCCAATACTATACGCATTGAAGACCATCTTACTT CTTTGAATTTGAGATGTATTGAACGGCTATATGGAGACCATGGTCTTGATGTCATGGATGTAATTCAGAAAAATGCTAGTCTTGCATTGCCAGTCATATTAACTCGTCTGAAGCAAAAGCAAGAGGAATGGTCTAGGTGTCGGTCAGATTTCAATAAAGTATGGGCAGAAATATATGCCAAGAATTATCATAAGTCACTTGATCATCGCAGTTTCTATTTCAAGCAACAGGATTCAAAGAATTTGAGCACAAAAA CTTTGTTGGCTGATATTAAAGAAATTAATGACAAGATGAAGAAGGACGATGACATTCTTCTTGCTGTTGCTGCCAAAAATAGGCACCCAATTATTCCCAATATGGAATTTAAGTATGCAGATGTAGATGTTCACGAGGATTTATATCGAATCATAAAATATTCAAGTGGAGAAGTGTGCACATCTTCAGACCAGTTGGACAAAGTCATGAAGTTATGGAGTACTTTTTTGGAGTCCCTGTTGGGTGTTCCAAATCGAAATCAAGGTGTAGGAGATGGACAAGATATAAATTTGAAGAGTCGTGTTGTCAAAACCAGTGTTGCAGATTTGGCTGAAAGCAATGGGAATGCTGGAGCTATTAAGCAAATTAAAACTGACAATAATATTCTACATGAACAAGCAGGTTGTGGCAGGACTGGCTTACTAAATGAAGACGTGATCGTTACTGAAACTTGCTCTCATAATGTAgatcgtgccatttggcatggtgaaaatcTTATCAATAATCCACATCAAGGAGTTGTGCAGAGTAGTGTTCCTATGATTGATGAAGTTTCTCGAGGAGCTTTGCCAAATGTGCATTCAGAAGAGTTGCCAGATAGTAACAATGTTGTAAATAGAGCTGAAGAAGTTGATACTCGATCAAATCAAGAGAATATAACAG GGATTACTGGTGCATCTTTGAGAACTGTCAATGTTGGAACAGAGCTGCAAGGTGAACCCCGTGCAACCAGTGAAACTTTACCTTCTTCAGAG GGTGGACACTCTGGGAGGCCAATTATGTCTGTAAATACTGGTGGCACGGTTGAAGGTAATAAAGGTTTCAAGCCTACTGAAAGTCCTACATCCCTTAGGAATTTTAAGATTGAAAGAGAAGAAGGTGAATTGTCACCTACTGGAGATTTTGAAGAGGATAATTTTGTGGCGTTTGGAGACACTGCCATAATTGCAGCTGCTGAGCAGAAAGATGTTTCCATTAGCAGAGAGTACCAAGTCAGGCCTGGATGTGGTGATGCTGCTGGTGAGAATAATGCTGATGATGAGGATGAAGAAAGTCCTCAACGATCCACCGATGCCAGTGCAAATGCATCAGAGGCGGGTGAGGATGCATCTGGTAGTGAATCTGGTAATGGGGAGGAATGCTCCCATGAAGATCATGAGGAAGAGGATGATGCAGAGCATGATGATGAGGAGCCTAAGGCTGAAAGTGAAGGGGAGGCTGAAGGAATGACTGAAGCACACGATGTTGAAGGGGAAATTACATCATTACCATATTCAGAACGATTTCTTAACACTGTGAAACCTCTTGCTAGGCATGTGCATGCTGCATTACATGATAAGCATGAAAAATCTTCGAAGATATTTTATGGAAATGATTCATTCTATGTGTTGTTTCGGCTTCATCAG ATGTTGTATGAAAGGATAGTCTCTGCTAAGACAAACTCATCTGCTGCTGAAAACAAATGGAGAAATTCTAAAGATTCAAACCATCCTGATTTATATGCTAA ATTTATGAGCGCTCTATTCAATCTACTTGATGGTTCTGCTGACAATACCAAATTTGAAGATGATTGCCGTTCCATTATTGGGACCCAGTCATATGTACTTTTTACATTGGACAAGCTAATCTTCAAAGTCGTTAAACAG CTTCAGGCAATAGTCTCAGATGAGATGAATAGTAAGCTTCTCCATCTCTACTTGTATGAAAAATCAAGGCGAGCTGGGAGGCATTTTGATGTTGTTTATCATGAAAATGCCCGGGTTCTTCTGCACGATGAGAGTATTTACAGATTTGAAAGT TATTCACATCCTTCAGATGTAACCCGACTGTCAATCCAACTCATGGAATATGGACATGAAAAACACGATGCTACGGCAGTTGCAATGGATCCCAACTTCTCATCTTACTTGTACAATGATTTTCTCTCAAGTGTGCCAGTCAGGAAGCGGTTGCAGGGTGTCTTCATGGGAAG GAATAAGCGCAAAAACAAGGGTGCAGATGAGTATTCTGCTACTTGCAAAGCCACGAAAGGGATTCAAGTCATCAACGGCTTGGAGTGCAAGATATCTTGCAGTTCATCTAAG GTGTCTTACGTGCTAGATACCGAGGATTTATTGCTCCGGTCaagaaagagaaaaagatatTCAAGCGACGGAACTATGTCGAGTAGCCAAACAAACTTGACACAAGAATACGACACTAAAGCGAATCGATTCCGCAACTTCGTTTCCACTTTCATGTGCAGATCCTAA
- the LOC122055711 gene encoding paired amphipathic helix protein Sin3-like 4 isoform X1 produces MKGLREEACMGSQLKRPTVSRADPSGQTHMAPAPAAVGTTPKLTTNDALAYLKAVKDIFQDKREKYDEFLEVMKDFKSQRIDTNGVIARVKELFKGHRDLILGFNTFLPKGYEIKLPEEKKPIEFEEAIDFVNKIKNRFENDEHVYKSFLDILNMYRRENKSIHEVYEEVAALFQNHHDLLEEFTHFLPDTSATYAPLHHGHAGRAFPRRDDRSSMMPAVRHFHVDKRDRAHLAHADRNFSVDRPDTEHDRKRRHPNRDKDRKDDSDRKDHERDEDLELDSGDLDNAQHRRKLSPRRADDSTAEPMQQGADGPGIYSISSSTFDDKNALKSVYTREFNFCEKVKEKLHPDTYQEFLKCLHIYSQEIVTRTELKNLVSDILGKYPELMEGFNEFLGHCENIGFQSFLPQNFSADGFLEGVFNKSTFKGHMARPVKIENRDRERDRELVEREKDHESERNTERERVDKGILHKATLCSNKEKYNLWKPISELDLSDCQCCTPSYRLLPKNYPIPSTSHRTELGESVLNDHWVSVTSGSEDYSFKHMRKNQYEESLFRCEDDRFEMDMLLESVNATTKRVEELLEMMQDPANTIRIEDHLTSLNLRCIERLYGDHGLDVMDVIQKNASLALPVILTRLKQKQEEWSRCRSDFNKVWAEIYAKNYHKSLDHRSFYFKQQDSKNLSTKTLLADIKEINDKMKKDDDILLAVAAKNRHPIIPNMEFKYADVDVHEDLYRIIKYSSGEVCTSSDQLDKVMKLWSTFLESLLGVPNRNQGVGDGQDINLKSRVVKTSVADLAESNGNAGAIKQIKTDNNILHEQAGCGRTGLLNEDVIVTETCSHNVDRAIWHGENLINNPHQGVVQSSVPMIDEVSRGALPNVHSEELPDSNNVVNRAEEVDTRSNQENITGITGASLRTVNVGTELQGEPRATSETLPSSEGGHSGRPIMSVNTGGTVEGNKGFKPTESPTSLRNFKIEREEGELSPTGDFEEDNFVAFGDTAIIAAAEQKDVSISREYQVRPGCGDAAGENNADDEDEESPQRSTDASANASEAGEDASGSESGNGEECSHEDHEEEDDAEHDDEEPKAESEGEAEGMTEAHDVEGEITSLPYSERFLNTVKPLARHVHAALHDKHEKSSKIFYGNDSFYVLFRLHQMLYERIVSAKTNSSAAENKWRNSKDSNHPDLYAKFMSALFNLLDGSADNTKFEDDCRSIIGTQSYVLFTLDKLIFKVVKQLQAIVSDEMNSKLLHLYLYEKSRRAGRHFDVVYHENARVLLHDESIYRFESYSHPSDVTRLSIQLMEYGHEKHDATAVAMDPNFSSYLYNDFLSSVPVRKRLQGVFMGRNKRKNKGADEYSATCKATKGIQVINGLECKISCSSSKVSYVLDTEDLLLRSRKRKRYSSDGTMSSSQTNLTQEYDTKANRFRNFVSTFMCRS; encoded by the exons ATGAAAGGGCTGCGGGAGGAGGCTTGTATGGGTTCCCAGCTGAAGCGACCAACCGTTTCTAGAGCGGATCC GTCTGGGCAAACCCATATGGCGCCAGCACCAGCCGCTGTTGGTACTACACCCAAGCTTACGACCAATGATGCCCTTGCCTATCTGAAGGCCGTGAAGGATATATTTCAGGACAAAAGAGAAAAATACGATGAATTTCTTGAGGTCATGAAGGACTTCAAGAGCCAGAG GATTGATACAAATGGAGTAATTGCGAGGGTGAAGGAGTTATTTAAGGGGCATCGGGATTTGATCCTGGGGTTTAACACCTTCTTACCAAAGGGATATGAGATTAAGCTACCTGAAGAAAAGAAACCAATTGAGTTTGAGGAGGCAATTGATTTTGTTAATAAAATCAAG AATCGTTTTGAGAATGATGAACATGTTTACAAGTCCTTCTTAGATATCCTGAATATGTACCGTAGGGAGAATAAGTCAATCCATGAGGTCTATGAAGAG GTAGCAGCTCTCTTTCAAAATCATCACGATTTGCTTGAGGAATTCACACACTTTTTGCCTGATACCTCAGCAACATATGCTCCGCTGCATCATGGACATGCTGGTCGAGCTTTTCCACGTCGAGATGACAGGAGCTCTATGATGCCTGCAGTAAGGCATTTTCATGTGGATAAG AGGGACAGAGCTCATTTGGCACATGCTGACCGCAACTTTAGTGTTGATCGCCCTGATACAGAACATGATAGAAAGAGAAGACATCCAAATAGGGACAAGGATAGGAAGGATGATAGTGACAGGAAAGATCATGAACGAGATGAGGACTTGGAGCTAGATAGTGGTGATTTAGATAATGCACAGCATAGGCGTAAACTTTCGCCTCGAAGAGCTGATGATTCTACTGCTGAGCCAATGCAACAAGGAGCTGATGGCCCTGGCATTTATAGCATTTCATCTTCAACATTTGATGATAAAAATGCTTTGAAGA GTGTGTATACTCGAGAATTTAATTTCTGCGAAAAAGTGAAGGAAAAGTTGCATCCTGACACCTACCAGGAATTTTTGAAATGTCTTCACATATACAGCCAAGAAATAGTTACTAGAACAGAGCTAAAGAATCTG GTTAGCGACATCCTAGGGAAGTATCCAGAGCTTATGGAAGGTTTCAATGAATTTCTGGGCCACTGCGAGAATATAG GCTTTCAGAGTTTTCTACCCCAAAAtttttctgcagatggatttctaGAAGGTGTGTTCAACAAAAGTACGTTCAAAG GACATATGGCTAGGCCAGTTAAGATAGAGAATAGAGACAGAGAAAGGGACCGAGAACTGGTTGAACGGGAGAAAGATCATGAGAGTGAGAGAAACACTGAAAGAGAAAGAGTTGATAAAGGCATCTTGCACAAGGCTACTTTATGCTcaaacaaagaaaaatataatttatggAAACCAATTTCAGAGCTTGATCTCTCAGATTGTCAATGTTGTACTCCAAGTTACCGCCTTCttccaaaaaat TATCCTATACCATCCACTAGCCACAGAACTGAACTTGGAGAGTCAGTATTAAATGATCATTGGGTGTCAGTGACTTCTGGAAGTGAGGATTATTCTTTCAAGCACATGCGAAAAAATCAATATGAAGAAAGCTTATTTAGATGTGAAGATGATAG ATTTGAGATGGATATGTTATTGGAATCAGTGAATGCCACCACTAAGCGTGTTGAGGAACTGCTGGAAATGATGCAAGATCCTGCCAATACTATACGCATTGAAGACCATCTTACTT CTTTGAATTTGAGATGTATTGAACGGCTATATGGAGACCATGGTCTTGATGTCATGGATGTAATTCAGAAAAATGCTAGTCTTGCATTGCCAGTCATATTAACTCGTCTGAAGCAAAAGCAAGAGGAATGGTCTAGGTGTCGGTCAGATTTCAATAAAGTATGGGCAGAAATATATGCCAAGAATTATCATAAGTCACTTGATCATCGCAGTTTCTATTTCAAGCAACAGGATTCAAAGAATTTGAGCACAAAAA CTTTGTTGGCTGATATTAAAGAAATTAATGACAAGATGAAGAAGGACGATGACATTCTTCTTGCTGTTGCTGCCAAAAATAGGCACCCAATTATTCCCAATATGGAATTTAAGTATGCAGATGTAGATGTTCACGAGGATTTATATCGAATCATAAAATATTCAAGTGGAGAAGTGTGCACATCTTCAGACCAGTTGGACAAAGTCATGAAGTTATGGAGTACTTTTTTGGAGTCCCTGTTGGGTGTTCCAAATCGAAATCAAGGTGTAGGAGATGGACAAGATATAAATTTGAAGAGTCGTGTTGTCAAAACCAGTGTTGCAGATTTGGCTGAAAGCAATGGGAATGCTGGAGCTATTAAGCAAATTAAAACTGACAATAATATTCTACATGAACAAGCAGGTTGTGGCAGGACTGGCTTACTAAATGAAGACGTGATCGTTACTGAAACTTGCTCTCATAATGTAgatcgtgccatttggcatggtgaaaatcTTATCAATAATCCACATCAAGGAGTTGTGCAGAGTAGTGTTCCTATGATTGATGAAGTTTCTCGAGGAGCTTTGCCAAATGTGCATTCAGAAGAGTTGCCAGATAGTAACAATGTTGTAAATAGAGCTGAAGAAGTTGATACTCGATCAAATCAAGAGAATATAACAG GGATTACTGGTGCATCTTTGAGAACTGTCAATGTTGGAACAGAGCTGCAAGGTGAACCCCGTGCAACCAGTGAAACTTTACCTTCTTCAGAG GGTGGACACTCTGGGAGGCCAATTATGTCTGTAAATACTGGTGGCACGGTTGAAGGTAATAAAGGTTTCAAGCCTACTGAAAGTCCTACATCCCTTAGGAATTTTAAGATTGAAAGAGAAGAAGGTGAATTGTCACCTACTGGAGATTTTGAAGAGGATAATTTTGTGGCGTTTGGAGACACTGCCATAATTGCAGCTGCTGAGCAGAAAGATGTTTCCATTAGCAGAGAGTACCAAGTCAGGCCTGGATGTGGTGATGCTGCTGGTGAGAATAATGCTGATGATGAGGATGAAGAAAGTCCTCAACGATCCACCGATGCCAGTGCAAATGCATCAGAGGCGGGTGAGGATGCATCTGGTAGTGAATCTGGTAATGGGGAGGAATGCTCCCATGAAGATCATGAGGAAGAGGATGATGCAGAGCATGATGATGAGGAGCCTAAGGCTGAAAGTGAAGGGGAGGCTGAAGGAATGACTGAAGCACACGATGTTGAAGGGGAAATTACATCATTACCATATTCAGAACGATTTCTTAACACTGTGAAACCTCTTGCTAGGCATGTGCATGCTGCATTACATGATAAGCATGAAAAATCTTCGAAGATATTTTATGGAAATGATTCATTCTATGTGTTGTTTCGGCTTCATCAG ATGTTGTATGAAAGGATAGTCTCTGCTAAGACAAACTCATCTGCTGCTGAAAACAAATGGAGAAATTCTAAAGATTCAAACCATCCTGATTTATATGCTAA ATTTATGAGCGCTCTATTCAATCTACTTGATGGTTCTGCTGACAATACCAAATTTGAAGATGATTGCCGTTCCATTATTGGGACCCAGTCATATGTACTTTTTACATTGGACAAGCTAATCTTCAAAGTCGTTAAACAG CTTCAGGCAATAGTCTCAGATGAGATGAATAGTAAGCTTCTCCATCTCTACTTGTATGAAAAATCAAGGCGAGCTGGGAGGCATTTTGATGTTGTTTATCATGAAAATGCCCGGGTTCTTCTGCACGATGAGAGTATTTACAGATTTGAAAGT TATTCACATCCTTCAGATGTAACCCGACTGTCAATCCAACTCATGGAATATGGACATGAAAAACACGATGCTACGGCAGTTGCAATGGATCCCAACTTCTCATCTTACTTGTACAATGATTTTCTCTCAAGTGTGCCAGTCAGGAAGCGGTTGCAGGGTGTCTTCATGGGAAG GAATAAGCGCAAAAACAAGGGTGCAGATGAGTATTCTGCTACTTGCAAAGCCACGAAAGGGATTCAAGTCATCAACGGCTTGGAGTGCAAGATATCTTGCAGTTCATCTAAG GTGTCTTACGTGCTAGATACCGAGGATTTATTGCTCCGGTCaagaaagagaaaaagatatTCAAGCGACGGAACTATGTCGAGTAGCCAAACAAACTTGACACAAGAATACGACACTAAAGCGAATCGATTCCGCAACTTCGTTTCCACTTTCATGTGCAGATCCTAA